Sequence from the Salinicoccus sp. Bachu38 genome:
GATTTCCATATATGCATCGTGCGGGGCAACCGTATACTGAACAAGCAGAATGAACTGCTGTTTGTAGACCGCCATTATCTGGTGACACCGAAAACGACGGATGATGAAAAGCGGCTTCCCATCATAGAGTTTCAGGCGGATCCCATATATATCAGTGAAATCGAGCAGTTTTTCGAGCGGCGGTTCAACCGCAAATACGATTCGCAGATCAAGGTCGACCAGATTGCAACCTGCCGCGCCCTGCTGCTCGAAGGCATCGGCATGACCGTATTGCCTGAAATTGTGGTGGAGGGCTTTGACAGTGCCCAGTTCAATATCGACGAAGTGCTTTACGAAGGACGCCCGATCACCCGCGATACATATATCGCCTTTGACAGGAGCGTGCTCGAACTGCCCCAAGTAAAGGCATTCCTGACACTGGTGCGGACGTTCGTCAATGCAAGCTAGAACTTAAAAATGTATAGAAAGAATGGTTAAGACAATGCGCGAACTTTTTCACATCCAGAACTACCGCCTCTTCCTGCTTAACATGACACTTTTGGGCATGGCTGTATCGCTCACTGCCCCCTTCCTCGTCATCTTCATGACGGAGACGCATGGAATGCCGACCGCCACATACGGCCTGTTCATGGCAACGGTTGCCGTCGGCAGTTTCATGATGAACACTTTCATCGGAAGGAAAAGCGACCGTCTGGCCTTTGACCGCAAGTATCTCATCATCGGTGCCCTGGTGATGATGGTCATCGCCTTTTCAAGCTACCTCATAATCGGCAATGTCTGGCTTCTGGCCCTGTCCTATATCATATTCGCATCACTCGGTGCGCCCGCAATGCCACAGCTCTATGCTTCAGCACGGGAATCGATCAACGCCTACAGGTCGAGTATCGCAGTGCTTGCGAACACGGTGCTAAGGTCCATGTTCTCTTTCGGTTTCCTATTCGGTCCGCTGATCGGTTCCGTGCTGATCGGCATCTATGGTTTCAACGGTCTGTTTACGGGTACTGTCATCATGTTCATCGTTGTACTCGGCCTGTCTTTCCTGATCCGTCCCGCGGAGAAGAAGGTCGTGCCGCAAAGTGCCGTAGATATAAAGAGCTATGAAGAGAAGATTGCGCCCAACCTGCTCAGAACACCTGCCCTGCTGCTGCCATTCATAGCGTTTACGATGCTGCATGTGGGACAATGGATGTATCTCCTCAACATGCCTCTCTATGTCACGAACCACCTTGGAGAAGGGGAAAGGGGTGTGGGGATACTGTCCAGCCTGTGTGCCGGACTTGAGGTGCCTTTCATGATTTTCATGGGGATGATTGCAGGCAGGATCAGTTCCAAATCCCTTCTGATACTCGGCGCTTTTCTCGGCAGTCTCTATTTCATGTCGATTGGCATATTCAATGATTTCACAGCGATGGTGATCGGCCAGCTGCCGCTGGCGATATTCCTCGCCGTACTGCTTGGTCTCGGCATCAGCTATTTCCAGGATCTTCTTCCGGACTTCCCGGGATATGCCTCCACTCTTTTCGCCAACGCCATGATCATAGGCCAGCTGTTGGGCAACCTGCTTGGCGGAATGGCCAGTGATGTTGTAGGATTGGAGTATTCATTCTTCGTATCGGGAGCGTTCGTATTTGCAGCGTTCGTATTGTTCTTCTTTACTAGAAGTGAAATAAGGAAAGGGGAAATATAATGGAAATCATATGGTGGCTCATTGTCATCGCTTCCTTCGTCATCGGGTTTTTGGGTCTGATCTTTCCGGTCGTTCCGTCCGTATTGATGTTCTGGCTCGGTTTTCTCGTCTACCATTTTGCAGTCAACAGCGAGACCCTGTCATGGATGTTCTGGATCATCGTCTTCGTACTGACGGTCCTGGTCCTTTTCAGCGACTTTATCGCAAACAGCTATTTCGTCAAAAAATATGGTGGCACCAAGCGCGGGGAATACGCCGCAATCGTCGGTGTGGTCATCGGGATGTTCCTGTACCCGCCGTTCGGCATCATCTTCGTTCCGTTCGTGCTGGTACTGATTGTAGAAGCGCTCAATTCAAAGGACTTCAACCAGGCACTGAAGGCATCTGTCGGTTCGCTGCTCGCCTTCCTATCAAGTGCTGTATTCAATGCAGTCGTCTATGTATTGATGGTGGCGTGGTTCCTGCTCGATGCACTCGTGTTCTAGACATAAATAAAGCTCCCTCATTTGAGGGAGCTTTATTTTATTTCTGTGCTTTTTCCACTTCTTTTTCCGTACTCTGGTTATCCGTACCTTCTTCGTCCAGGCTTTTGCGCACGTCCGTCATATTGTACTTTGGCTTGTGCTTGCCCTGCTGGATATCCAGTGCGTAGTGGCAGGCCACACTGTGCTTGCCTTTGTAGATTTCATCCTTCTCTTCCAGTTCCGGCACCACGTCACGGCATTTATCCGTGGCGAAAGGACACCTTGTGTGGAAACGGCAGCCTGTCGGTGGATCGATCGGGGATGGGACGTCTCCACGCAGGAAGATCCGCTCCGATTTCTTCTTCGGATCCGGCACCGGTATCGCAGAAAGCAGCGCTTTCGTATAAGGGTGCTGCGGGTTTTCGAAGATGCTCTTCGTATCACCGATCTCGACGATCTTGCCCAGGTACATGACGATGATGCGGTCTGATATGTGACGCACGACACCGAGGTCATGGGCGATGAAGAGGTATGTCAGTCCCATTTCACGCTGAAGCCGTTTGAGCAGGTTCAATACCTGTGCCTGGATGGATACATCAAGGGCACTGACCGCTTCATCACAGATGATGAGTTTTGGGTTGACCGACAATGCACGGGCAATGCCGATACGCTGCCTCTGGCCACCGGAGAACTCGTGGGGAAAGCGGTCGATCTGGTGCTTTTGAAGCCCGACCGTCTCCATAAGTTCAATGATGCGGTCGTTGCGCTCCTTCTTGGGAACGATGTTATGGATTTCCATGGCTTCGTTAAGCGTCTGACGGACAGTCTTGCGTGGGTTCAGGGAGGCGTATGGATCCTGGAAGATGATCTGCATTTCGCTTCTCATACTGCGCATCTCAGAAGCATTCTTGCCGAGCACATTCTTGCCATCGAACTCGATTTTACCTTCGGTCGGTTCATCAAGCCTCAGGATGGCCCGTCCTGTAGTGGACTTGCCACAGCCGGATTCACCAACTACGGAGACCGTTTCTCCCCTGCCGATTGTGAAGGAGATGTCATCAACTGCTTTGACATTATTTACTGTGCGTCCCAAAAGTCCACCTTTGATCGGGAAATATTGTTTAAGGTTTTCTACTTTAAGTAGTGGATTCTCTGTCATAGACTTTTACTCCCTTCTCGCCGTCCCACTCTTCAGTGTAGATCCAGCATCTTACGTCATTGCCGTCTTCCTGGGTTTCGAGTCCGGGCAGCTTGCTGCATATATCGGATGCGTGCGGACAGCGCGGTGCGAATCGGCACCCCGTCGGCATTTCATCCGGTGCAGGGACGTTCCCTTTGATTGGAACAAGTTCATCCTGATCGACATCATGGCGCGGCAGTGAATTGAGCAGCCCTACAGTATAAGGGTGTTTCGGGTTGTCGAACAATGTTTCTACATCTGCATACTCAACCACCTTGCCGCAGTACATGACGGCGACATAGTCACAGGTTT
This genomic interval carries:
- a CDS encoding LysR family transcriptional regulator; this encodes MKVDDYKLLVTLDETRTLRRAAEKLFISQPAVSQRLKSIEDEWGVKIFVRTKKELYVTGEGEKIIEHARSVVERESLVKEYIRINQNSIQGNLSIGVSSLIGHTILPEILAQYLKLYPNVNIKIKVGSSQQIINEQNDFHICIVRGNRILNKQNELLFVDRHYLVTPKTTDDEKRLPIIEFQADPIYISEIEQFFERRFNRKYDSQIKVDQIATCRALLLEGIGMTVLPEIVVEGFDSAQFNIDEVLYEGRPITRDTYIAFDRSVLELPQVKAFLTLVRTFVNAS
- a CDS encoding MFS transporter — its product is MRELFHIQNYRLFLLNMTLLGMAVSLTAPFLVIFMTETHGMPTATYGLFMATVAVGSFMMNTFIGRKSDRLAFDRKYLIIGALVMMVIAFSSYLIIGNVWLLALSYIIFASLGAPAMPQLYASARESINAYRSSIAVLANTVLRSMFSFGFLFGPLIGSVLIGIYGFNGLFTGTVIMFIVVLGLSFLIRPAEKKVVPQSAVDIKSYEEKIAPNLLRTPALLLPFIAFTMLHVGQWMYLLNMPLYVTNHLGEGERGVGILSSLCAGLEVPFMIFMGMIAGRISSKSLLILGAFLGSLYFMSIGIFNDFTAMVIGQLPLAIFLAVLLGLGISYFQDLLPDFPGYASTLFANAMIIGQLLGNLLGGMASDVVGLEYSFFVSGAFVFAAFVLFFFTRSEIRKGEI
- a CDS encoding DUF456 domain-containing protein, which codes for MEIIWWLIVIASFVIGFLGLIFPVVPSVLMFWLGFLVYHFAVNSETLSWMFWIIVFVLTVLVLFSDFIANSYFVKKYGGTKRGEYAAIVGVVIGMFLYPPFGIIFVPFVLVLIVEALNSKDFNQALKASVGSLLAFLSSAVFNAVVYVLMVAWFLLDALVF
- a CDS encoding ABC transporter ATP-binding protein, whose translation is MTENPLLKVENLKQYFPIKGGLLGRTVNNVKAVDDISFTIGRGETVSVVGESGCGKSTTGRAILRLDEPTEGKIEFDGKNVLGKNASEMRSMRSEMQIIFQDPYASLNPRKTVRQTLNEAMEIHNIVPKKERNDRIIELMETVGLQKHQIDRFPHEFSGGQRQRIGIARALSVNPKLIICDEAVSALDVSIQAQVLNLLKRLQREMGLTYLFIAHDLGVVRHISDRIIVMYLGKIVEIGDTKSIFENPQHPYTKALLSAIPVPDPKKKSERIFLRGDVPSPIDPPTGCRFHTRCPFATDKCRDVVPELEEKDEIYKGKHSVACHYALDIQQGKHKPKYNMTDVRKSLDEEGTDNQSTEKEVEKAQK